Sequence from the Acidobacteriota bacterium genome:
TTACCGCTCAGTTCAAATTCGGCAGGATGGGAACCGACCGTGATTGACGGTTATGTTCCAAAACCCGGTGAGGATTTAATCATCTCTACGGTTAATTTCATCGCGCCGGAATATTTCAGCGCGATGGGTATTCGATTAATCAAAGGGCGACCTTTCGATGAACGCGATATCAAAGGCGCTCAGGAGGTCGCGATTGTCAATGAACACCTCGCACAAAGATTCTGGCCCGGTGAAGAAGCGATTGGCAAACGTGTCCAACGCGCTAACGCTGGCACCTGGCGAACCGTGATTGGAGTGGTGAGTAACCAAAAAGAGTTTAGTCTGGAAAGCGAACCACCAATAACCGTTTATTATCCCATCAACCAATTTCCAATCAGGAGCCGCTATTTGGTGGTTAAATCCTCAAACAATTCCACAGAATTAATTAAAGCTGTCTCTTCTACAATTCAAGAGATTGACCCGGAGCTTCCGATTTATGATGTAAATACAATGGAACAACGGCTATCGGATTCCCTGGCGAAAAGACGATTCGCTATGTATTTACTTTTTGTGTTCGCGGTGTTTGCGCTGTTGCTTGCAATCATCGGTATCTACGGCGTCATTTCATACTGGGTCAATCAGCGCACCCATGAAATCGGCATCCGTATGGCGCTTGGCGCAGAACAAAAAGACATTTTAAAACTGGTGGTAGGTCAGGCAATGGCGCTAATCCTAATCGGTATCGGCGTTGGTTTACTGGGCGCATTCGGATTGGCTCCTGTGCTATCGAGTTTACTTTTCGGCATCAGCGCCACAGATAAAATGACCTTTTTAATCATCTCTTTGACTCTGGCAATCGTTGGTTTGATTGCCAGTTTTTTACCGGCAAGGCGCGCAGCCAAAGTCGCACCGGTTATCGCACTACATTATGAGTGAAAATATAAATACCAACCTGTTAATGTTCACCTCGCAGGTTGCAGAATTTATTGATTATTTAACAGCCGATGAAAATTTAAAATGCGAAATTATTTTCTTCCGATAATCCTGGCGGTAGGGGGTGGAATCCTCTATCACGTCGCGCAAAAAACCGTACCAAAAGATGCGAACCCGATTTTTGCTTTAATCATCGCCTATCTATCGAGTCTTCTGGTAGTCACGGTCTGCTTTTTCATCTTCAACCCCCATCAACCGATTTTACCTGAATTAAAAAATCTACATTGGGCAATGGTGGGGATTGGCATCGGAGCGGCGGCAATTGAAATCGGTTTTTTATTCGCCTATCGCGCGGGTTGGCGAATCAATTCAACCAATCTTTATGTCAACATTGCGATAACCTTGATTTTGATTCCGATTGGTCTGCTATGGTTTAGAGAATCGCTGTCACGCTGGAATGTTACAGGTATCATCTTGTGTATACTTGGGTTGATTTTACTTTCAAAACGGTAATTCAACCGCTCGCCTGATGACGGGCGGCAAGCTGCCCACATGCCGCTGAAATATCCTGACCGCGAGGGCGACGAATAAACGCAGGTAAACCTGCGGCTACCAATATTTTTTGAAATTCTAAAATCCGTTCCATCGGTGAAGAGAGATAAGGAAGTTCCGGCGCGGGGTTATGCGGAATTAAATTCACTTTGGCTTTGATATTGGCTAACAGGCGAACCAATGCGTGTGCATCCTTATCGCTATCGTTAATATTTTTCAGCATTACATATTCAAAGGTTAATCGTTCGCGTTCATCAAGCGGGTAGTTGCGACACGCTGCCATTAATTCACTCAATGGATATTTCCGGTTAATAGGAAACAGTTGATTTCTAATTTCGTCATTGGGAGCGGAAAGCGAAATCGCCAACCTCGGTCGGATTTCTTCTTTGGCAAAATCATAAATGCGCGGCACGATACCCGCCGTCGAAACCGTGATTCGGCGCGGCGCGATGCCCAATCCTGCGGCATCGGTAAATAACCGAATCGCCTGCATCACATTCTCATAATTCAAAAACGGCTCGCCCATCCCCATCATTACAATGTTGGTTCCATGTGGCGGAAGGTTGCCTTCGCCGTAAACCTCATTCAAAACCAGGGTGATTTGCGAAACGATTTCACCGGCAGTCATATTGCGCTTTAACCCCAACACCCCGGTCATACAAAAATCACAGGCGAGCGGGCAACCGACCTGACTGGAAATACAGATGGTGTCGCGGAATTCTTCGGGCATAAAAACCGATTCAACCTCCTGCCCGTCTGCGAGTTTTAATAAGTAACGTCGGGTTCCATCGCTGGATGTAAAGATATTCTCAATTTGGGTGCGCGTGATTACGGCTTTATTTTTCAGGATTAGTCTGAGGGTTTTAGGGAGTTCAGTTATCGAATCAAATTCGGTAATTCGCCGGTGATAGATTGCCGAATAGATTTGTCTTCCGCGAAAGGGCTTCTCATCAAGTGAAATTAAAAATGCCTGCAACTCATCTTCGGTCATCCCACACAATTCGACCGGTGCTTTTTGAATTGTAATCATCAAACACAGTATAGGATTGTCAGAAGCATAAAATCAAAAATCAATTTTTGTCGGCTTGATGGCAATTAATGCTCAGCGGTTTTTTCCAACTCGCTGATTTTCGCCCTCAGCCAATCTTTCATGACTTCCTCCACCTCTTGTTGATTGTCTTTACTCTCCAATACCTCAATAGTTTCTCCCTTGGGATTCAGCGGAATATGATGGCAGGGTACTTTTTCATTCAACGATTCAACCGGCACAAAATCAATCAACAAACATTCCTGA
This genomic interval carries:
- the rlmN gene encoding 23S rRNA (adenine(2503)-C(2))-methyltransferase RlmN, which produces MITIQKAPVELCGMTEDELQAFLISLDEKPFRGRQIYSAIYHRRITEFDSITELPKTLRLILKNKAVITRTQIENIFTSSDGTRRYLLKLADGQEVESVFMPEEFRDTICISSQVGCPLACDFCMTGVLGLKRNMTAGEIVSQITLVLNEVYGEGNLPPHGTNIVMMGMGEPFLNYENVMQAIRLFTDAAGLGIAPRRITVSTAGIVPRIYDFAKEEIRPRLAISLSAPNDEIRNQLFPINRKYPLSELMAACRNYPLDERERLTFEYVMLKNINDSDKDAHALVRLLANIKAKVNLIPHNPAPELPYLSSPMERILEFQKILVAAGLPAFIRRPRGQDISAACGQLAARHQASG
- a CDS encoding EamA family transporter, yielding MRNYFLPIILAVGGGILYHVAQKTVPKDANPIFALIIAYLSSLLVVTVCFFIFNPHQPILPELKNLHWAMVGIGIGAAAIEIGFLFAYRAGWRINSTNLYVNIAITLILIPIGLLWFRESLSRWNVTGIILCILGLILLSKR